The Nerophis lumbriciformis linkage group LG05, RoL_Nlum_v2.1, whole genome shotgun sequence genome contains a region encoding:
- the mogat3a gene encoding 2-acylglycerol O-acyltransferase 2-A isoform X2, translated as MIRFAPLNVPLRRRLQTAAVLQWIFSFLGLAQCCLAAFVLLAVSYWWTAALLYAGWLWLDWDTPSRGGRRSQWARSWSVWEHFRDYFPVKLVKTVDLDPNKNYIFGFHPHGVLVAGAFCNFCTESTDFSSLFPGLKSHLLMLPFWFRVPLFRDYIMSGGLVSSSKSSLSYLLSRAQGGNVAVIAVGGAPESLDARPGAFKLQVKNRKGFIKMALRHGAQLVPVFSFGENELFDQIENPSGSPLRKMQDRLQRILGVALPLFHARGVFQYSFGLMPYRKSILTVVGTPICVAHSPNPSSEDIESLHKVYLERLSELFEGHKHKYGVQEDQHLTFI; from the exons ATGATCCGCTTTGCTCCTCTCAATGTCCCACTGAGGAGACGCCTGCAGACCGCCGCCGTGTTGCAGTGGATCTTCTCCTTCCTGGGCTTAG CCCAGTGTTGTCTTGCTGCCTTTGTCCTCCTGGCTGTCTCCTATTGGTGGACGGCGGCTTTGCTCTACGCCGGTTGGCTGTGGCTGGACTGGGACACGCCCAGTCGTGGGGGTCGGAGGTCCCAGTGGGCCAGGAGTTGGAGCGTGTGGGAACATTTCAGAGACTACTTTCCAGTAAAG CTGGTGAAAACAGTCGACCTGGACCCAAATAAGAACTACATCTTTGGATTTCATCCGCACG GGGTGCTGGTCGCCGGCGCATTCTGTAACTTCTGCACCGAGTCCACGGACTTCTCCAGTCTCTTTCCAGGACTCAAGTCTCACCTGCTGATGCTGCCCTTTTGGTTCCGGGTTCCCCTCTTTAGAGATTACATCATGAGCGGAG GTCTGGTATCAAGTTCTAAATCCAGTCTTTCCTACCTGCTGAGTCGCGCTCAAGGAGGAAACGTCGCCGTCATTGCAGTGGGCGGAGCACCAGAGTCCCTGGATGCTCGGCCGGGAGCTTTTAAGCTACAA gtgaAAAATAGAAAGGGCTTTATCAAAATGGCGCTGAGACATGG AGCTCAGCTGGTTCCCGTCTTCTCCTTTGGAGAGAATGAGCTTTTCGATCAGATTGAGAACCCGTCCGGTTCTCCTCTACGGAAGATGCAG GACCGTCTGCAAAGAATTTTGGGAGTCGCGTTGCCTCTGTTCCACGCCAGAGGAGTTTTCCAGTACAGCTTTGGACTGATGCCATACAGGAAGTCCATCCTGACAGTCG TGGGGACACCCATCTGTGTCGCGCACAGTCCCAATCCAAGCAGCGAAGACATCGAGTCTCTTCATAAAGTTTACCTGGAGCGCCTGAGTGAGCTGTTCGAAGGACACAAACACAAGTACGGGGTGCAGGAAGACCAACACCTGACGTTCATTTGA
- the LOC133606453 gene encoding TSC22 domain family protein 4-like isoform X1, giving the protein MNCERKRSGFQITSVTSDSGHTLKSGQPAPGMILTVIQSTVTSSSPGGSSSQPTTPSLKRKYISHDALVQGSSSSRFRLVRLAGGGPSSRGHGDTYRRGRWMCTDLAEHLQGARLKPVVDSIRHAHSLESLESISRESGRGGVHLQRQQVRGEEGVRLLVHDGPAPIKVQLSEDNISKSTPSPPQRVRNLLPPLELSNQSVLRLSRSQPSSPPAGTFHLTPIQAPAAFGLDQSIFSLSTDISSCSSSVVAIDNKIQQAMDLVKSHLMLAVREEVELMREQIKELQEKNQHLEAENHILRTNTHAHLDPVTTLTGRQDGQMDNLPSNEGAL; this is encoded by the exons ATGAACTGTGAAAGGAAGAGGAGCGGCTTCCAGATCACCAGTGTGACTTCAGACTCAGGTCATACCTTGAAATCCGGCCAACCAGCTCCTGGCATGATCCTGACTGTTATCCAATCAACAGTCACCTCCAGCAGTCCAGGGGGGAGCTCTTCCCAGCCCACCACACCCTCCCTGAAGAGGAAATACATATCCCATGATGCCTTAGTGCAGGGTAGCTCATCGTCCAGGTTCAGACTGGTGCGGTTGGCAGGAGGTGGTCCTAGCAGCCGAGGACACGGCGACACATATCGGCGTGGCCGATGGATGTGCACAGACTTGGCGGAGCATCTGCAAGGGGCGAGGTTGAAGCCAGTCGTGGACAGCATTAGACATGCCCACTCGCTAGAGTCGCTGGAGTCGATTAGTCGGGAATCAGGAAGAGGAGGAGTCCATTTACAACGCCAGCAAGTCAGAGGCGAGGAGGGTGTGAGGCTATTGGTGCACGATGGGCCGGCTCCAATCAAGGTCCAACTTTCGGAAGATAATATTTCAAAGTCAACCCCCTCTCCTCCGCAGCGTGTACGAAACCTCCTTCCTCCATTAGAACTCTCCAATCAG TCTGTCCTAAGGTTGTCTCGCTCTCAGCCAAGCTCGCCTCCTGCTGGAACCTTCCATCTGACGCCCATTCAGGCTCCAGCAGCCTTTGGTCTCGACCAGAGCATCTTCAGCCTGTCGACAGACATCAG TAGTTGCAGCAGTAGTGTGGTTGCCATTGACAACAAGATTCAACAGGCAATG GACCTGGTGAAGAGTCACCTGATGCTGGCCGTGCGGGAGGAAGTGGAACTTATGAGGGAGCAAATCAAAGAGCTGCAAGAGAAGAACCAGCACCTGGAGGCAGAGAACCACATTCTGCGTacaaacacgcacgcacactTGGACCCCGTCACCACGCTAACAGGCAGACAAGATGGACAGATGGACAATCTTCCTTCTAACGAGGGGGCGCTATAG
- the LOC133606454 gene encoding phosphatidylinositol 4,5-bisphosphate 3-kinase catalytic subunit alpha isoform-like, translating to MAPRPSSGELWGLHLMPPRILVDCCLPNGMMVSLECLRETPLISIKQQLFAEARKYPLYHLLQEESSYIFVGVTQEAEREEFYDETRRLCDLRLFHPILKVIEPLGNREEKILNREIGFAIGMPVCEFEMMKDPEVQDFRRAILSVCREAMEEREGGGAHSQALYVYPPNVESSPQLPQHIYSKLDKGRLIVTIWVIVCPSNSKQKYTLKVSHDSLPEQLIAESIRKKSRSMHLSPQQLRLCVQEYQGQYILKVCGCDEYLLEKYPLSQYKYIRSCIIVGRLPHLMLVSKDSLYSQLPASGFVTPSYSRRTPQPSPCLGGSDGSPPRSLWAFNTRLRVRLLCATYVNVNIRDIDKIYVRTGIYHGGEPLCDNVNTQRVPCSNPRWNEWLTYDIYLSDLPRSARVCLSICSVKGRKGAKEEHCPLAWGNVNLFDYKDILVSGKVALSLWPVPHGLEDLLNPIGVASSNPNKESPCVELEFSWFTQPVVFPDEQQIEEHANWTISRELGLNYTHGLNSRLACDSSVSATDAEQLRCLCCKDPLYELSEQEKDFLWRHRHYCVNIPESLPKLLLSVKWNSRDEVSQMYCLLKEWPLMESESALELLDCNFPDPVVREFALRCLVQSLTDDKLSQYLLQLVQVLKYEMYLDNPLARFLIKKALTNQRIGHFFFWHLKSEMHNKTVSRRFGLLLEAFCRACGMYLKHLNRQVEAMDKLVNLTDTLKQEKKDETQKTQMKFLVEHMSRPDYMEALQGFVSPLNPVHQLGHLRLEECRIMSSAKRPLWLNWENPDIMSELLFSNNEIIFKNGDDLRQDMLTLQIIKIMENIWQNQGLDLRMLPYGCLSIGDCVGLIEVVKNSFTIMQIQCKGGLKGALQFNSNTLHHWIKDKNRGEAYDRAIDLFTRSCAGYCVATFILGIGDRHNSNIMVKENGQLFHIDFGHFLDHKKKKFGYKRERVPFVLTQDFLIVISKGVQESTKTKEFDRFQEMCYKAYLAIRQHASLFINLFSLLLGCGMPELQSFDDIAYLRKTLALEKSQQEALEYFTKQMNDAHHGGWSTKMDWIFHTIRHMPNEH from the exons ATGGCTCCCAGACCATCGTCAGGGGAACTATGGGGTCTCCATCTGATGCCCCCACGCATCCTGGTGGACTGCTGCCTTCCCAATG GGATGATGGTGAGCCTGGAGTGTCTTCGAGAGACTCCTCTCATCAGCATCAAACAGCAGCTCTTCGCAGAGGCCAGGAAGTATCCTCTCTACCACCTTCTGCAG GAGGAGTCCAGCTACATATTTGTGGGCGTGACCCAGGAAGCGGAGAGGGAGGAGTTTTACGACGAGACCAGGCGGTTGTGTGACCTTCGACTGTTTCACCCAATTCTAAAGGTGATCGAGCCTCTGGGAAACCGTGAGGAGAAGATCCTGAACCGGGAGATCG GATTCGCCATCGGGATGCCGGTCTGCGAGTTTGAGATGATGAAGGACCCCGAGGTCCAGGATTTCCGTCGTGCCATACTGAGCGTGTGCAGAGAGGCCATGGAGGAGCGGGAGGGGGGCGGCGCCCATAGCCAGGCGCTCTATGTTTATCCCCCAAATGTGGAGTCCAGCCCCCAACTGCCACAGCATATCTACAGCAAGTTGGACAAAG GGAGGTTGATCGTAACCATCTGGGTGATCGTGTGTCCGTCCAACTCCAAACAAAAATACACACTGAAG GTGAGTCACGACAGCCTGCCTGAGCAGCTGATTGCCGAGTCCATCAGGAAGAAGAGCAGGTCCATGCACCTTTCACCTCAGCAGCTCCGCCTGTGTGTCCAGGAGTACCAGGGCCAGTACATCCTGAAG GTGTGTGGCTGTGATGAATACCTGTTGGAAAAGTACCCTCTGAGTCAGTACAAG TACATCCGCTCCTGTATCATCGTGGGTCGTCTTCCTCACCTCATGCTGGTCTCCAAAGACAGTCTCTACTCACAGCTTCCCGCCTCTGGATTTGTAACACCATCATACAG TCGTCGAACTCCGCAGCCATCTCCCTGTCTCGGAGGGTCAGATGGTTCTCCTCCGCGCTCACTGTGGGCCTTCAACACCCGGCTGAGGGTTCGACTGCTCTGTGCCACCTATGTTAACGTCAACATCCGCGACATCGACAAG atctaTGTAAGGACAGGTATTTATCATGGAGGAGAGCCACTCTGTGACAATGTCAACACACAAAGGGTTCCCTGCTCCAACCCAAG ATGGAACGAGTGGCTGACCTATGACATCTACCTGTCTGACCTCCCCCGCTCAGCCAGAGTCTGCCTGTCTATCTGCTCTGTGAAGGGAAGGAAAGGGGCCAAAGAG GAACACTGCCCACTGGCCTGGGGAAACGTCAACCTCTTTGACTATAAGGACATTCTGGTGTCAGGTAAAGTGGCGCTGAGTTTGTGGCCCGTCCCTCACGGACTCGAGGATCTGCTGAACCCCATAGGGGTGGCCAGTTCCAATCCTAACAAG GAGTCTCCTTGCGTAGAACTCGAGTTCTCCTGGTTCACCCAGCCGGTGGTGTTTCCTGATGAACAGCAAATTGAAGAACACGCCAACTGGACCATCAGCAGAGAACTGGGCCTCAACTACACACATGGCCTG AACAGTCGTCTGGCATGTGACAGCAGTGTTTCAGCAACAGACGCCGAGCAGCTTCGATGTCTCTGCTGTAAAGATCCTCTCTACGAACTCTCTGAGCAAGAGAAGGACTTCCTGTGGAGACATAG GCATTACTGTGTCAATATTCCAGAGTCTCTTCCGAAGTTACTTCTTTCGGTTAAGTGGAATTCCAGAGATGAAGTATCTCAG ATGTACTGTTTGTTGAAGGAGTGGCCTCTAATGGAGTCCGAGTCGGCTCTAGAACTGTTGGACTGTAACTTTCCTGATCCTGTGGTAAGAGAGTTTGCACTGCGCTGTCTGGTCCAGAGCCTGACGGACGACAAGCTGTCCCAGTACCTGCTGCAGCTCGTACAG GTGCTGAAGTATGAGATGTACCTTGACAACCCACTTGCCCGTTTCCTGATCAAGAAAGCGCTGACCAATCAGAGGATAGGACACTTCTTCTTCTGGCATCTCAA GTCTGAGATGCACAACAAGACGGTGTCGCGGCGCTTCGGTCTGCTGCTCGAGGCCTTCTGCAGAGCCTGCGGCATGTATCTAAAACACCTGAACCGGCAG GTGGAGGCAATGGATAAACTGGTGAACCTCACAGATACTCTGAAACAAGAAAAGAAGGACGAAACACAGAAA ACTCAGATGAAGTTCCTGGTTGAACACATGTCTCGTCCAGATTACATGGAGGCTCTGCAGGGATTTGTCTCGCCTCTGAACCCTGTGCACCAGCTGGGACATCTCAG GCTGGAGGAGTGCAGGATCATGTCGTCGGCAAAGCGCCCCTTGTGGTTAAACTGGGAGAATCCTGACATCATGTCTGAGCTGCTCTTCAGCAACAATGAGATCATCTTCAAGAATGGAGACG acttgCGGCAAGACATGCTGACGCTGCAGATCATCAAGATCATGGAGAACATCTGGCAGAACCAAGGACTAGACCTTCG GATGCTCCCGTATGGATGTCTGTCCATCGGAGACTGTGTGGGTCTCATCGAGGTGGTGAAGAACAGTTTCACCATCATGCAGATTCAGTGTAAAGGAGGCCTGAAGGGGGCGCTGCAGTTTAACTCAAACACACTGCACCACTGGATTAAAGACAAAAACCGTGGAGAGGC CTATGACCGAGCAATCGACCTGTTCACCAGGTCTTGCGCGGGTTATTGCGTGGCAACGTTCATTCTGGGAATTGGCGACCGCCACAACTCCAACATCATGGTGAAGGAGAACGGGCAG CTCTTCCACATTGACTTTGGTCACTTCCTGGACCACAAGAAGAAGAAGTTTGGCTACAAGCGGGAGCGCGTTCCTTTTGTGCTGACACAGGACTTCCTGATTGTCATCAGCAAAGGAGTCCAGGAGTCAACCAAGACAAAGGAGTTTGACAG GTTCCAGGAGATGTGTTACAAAGCGTACCTGGCCATCCGTCAGCACGCCAGCCTCTTCATCAACTTGTTCTCGCTGCTGCTTGGTTGCGGGATGCCTGAACTGCAAAGCTTTGACGACATCGCCTATCTGAGAAAGACCCTTGCACTGG AGAAAAGCCAGCAGGAGGCGCTGGAGTATTTTACCAAACAGATGAATGATGCTCACCATGGAGGCTGGAGCACCAAGATGGACTGGATCTTCCACACTATTCGACATATGCCCAATGAgcactaa
- the mogat3a gene encoding 2-acylglycerol O-acyltransferase 2-A isoform X1: protein MIRFAPLNVPLRRRLQTAAVLQWIFSFLGLAQCCLAAFVLLAVSYWWTAALLYAGWLWLDWDTPSRGGRRSQWARSWSVWEHFRDYFPVKLVKTVDLDPNKNYIFGFHPHGLVSSSKSSLSYLLSRAQGGNVAVIAVGGAPESLDARPGAFKLQVKNRKGFIKMALRHGAQLVPVFSFGENELFDQIENPSGSPLRKMQDRLQRILGVALPLFHARGVFQYSFGLMPYRKSILTVVGTPICVAHSPNPSSEDIESLHKVYLERLSELFEGHKHKYGVQEDQHLTFI from the exons ATGATCCGCTTTGCTCCTCTCAATGTCCCACTGAGGAGACGCCTGCAGACCGCCGCCGTGTTGCAGTGGATCTTCTCCTTCCTGGGCTTAG CCCAGTGTTGTCTTGCTGCCTTTGTCCTCCTGGCTGTCTCCTATTGGTGGACGGCGGCTTTGCTCTACGCCGGTTGGCTGTGGCTGGACTGGGACACGCCCAGTCGTGGGGGTCGGAGGTCCCAGTGGGCCAGGAGTTGGAGCGTGTGGGAACATTTCAGAGACTACTTTCCAGTAAAG CTGGTGAAAACAGTCGACCTGGACCCAAATAAGAACTACATCTTTGGATTTCATCCGCACG GTCTGGTATCAAGTTCTAAATCCAGTCTTTCCTACCTGCTGAGTCGCGCTCAAGGAGGAAACGTCGCCGTCATTGCAGTGGGCGGAGCACCAGAGTCCCTGGATGCTCGGCCGGGAGCTTTTAAGCTACAA gtgaAAAATAGAAAGGGCTTTATCAAAATGGCGCTGAGACATGG AGCTCAGCTGGTTCCCGTCTTCTCCTTTGGAGAGAATGAGCTTTTCGATCAGATTGAGAACCCGTCCGGTTCTCCTCTACGGAAGATGCAG GACCGTCTGCAAAGAATTTTGGGAGTCGCGTTGCCTCTGTTCCACGCCAGAGGAGTTTTCCAGTACAGCTTTGGACTGATGCCATACAGGAAGTCCATCCTGACAGTCG TGGGGACACCCATCTGTGTCGCGCACAGTCCCAATCCAAGCAGCGAAGACATCGAGTCTCTTCATAAAGTTTACCTGGAGCGCCTGAGTGAGCTGTTCGAAGGACACAAACACAAGTACGGGGTGCAGGAAGACCAACACCTGACGTTCATTTGA
- the LOC133606453 gene encoding TSC22 domain family protein 4-like isoform X2, which produces MNCERKRSGFQITSVTSDSVTSSSPGGSSSQPTTPSLKRKYISHDALVQGSSSSRFRLVRLAGGGPSSRGHGDTYRRGRWMCTDLAEHLQGARLKPVVDSIRHAHSLESLESISRESGRGGVHLQRQQVRGEEGVRLLVHDGPAPIKVQLSEDNISKSTPSPPQRVRNLLPPLELSNQSVLRLSRSQPSSPPAGTFHLTPIQAPAAFGLDQSIFSLSTDISSCSSSVVAIDNKIQQAMDLVKSHLMLAVREEVELMREQIKELQEKNQHLEAENHILRTNTHAHLDPVTTLTGRQDGQMDNLPSNEGAL; this is translated from the exons ATGAACTGTGAAAGGAAGAGGAGCGGCTTCCAGATCACCAGTGTGACTTCAGACTCAG TCACCTCCAGCAGTCCAGGGGGGAGCTCTTCCCAGCCCACCACACCCTCCCTGAAGAGGAAATACATATCCCATGATGCCTTAGTGCAGGGTAGCTCATCGTCCAGGTTCAGACTGGTGCGGTTGGCAGGAGGTGGTCCTAGCAGCCGAGGACACGGCGACACATATCGGCGTGGCCGATGGATGTGCACAGACTTGGCGGAGCATCTGCAAGGGGCGAGGTTGAAGCCAGTCGTGGACAGCATTAGACATGCCCACTCGCTAGAGTCGCTGGAGTCGATTAGTCGGGAATCAGGAAGAGGAGGAGTCCATTTACAACGCCAGCAAGTCAGAGGCGAGGAGGGTGTGAGGCTATTGGTGCACGATGGGCCGGCTCCAATCAAGGTCCAACTTTCGGAAGATAATATTTCAAAGTCAACCCCCTCTCCTCCGCAGCGTGTACGAAACCTCCTTCCTCCATTAGAACTCTCCAATCAG TCTGTCCTAAGGTTGTCTCGCTCTCAGCCAAGCTCGCCTCCTGCTGGAACCTTCCATCTGACGCCCATTCAGGCTCCAGCAGCCTTTGGTCTCGACCAGAGCATCTTCAGCCTGTCGACAGACATCAG TAGTTGCAGCAGTAGTGTGGTTGCCATTGACAACAAGATTCAACAGGCAATG GACCTGGTGAAGAGTCACCTGATGCTGGCCGTGCGGGAGGAAGTGGAACTTATGAGGGAGCAAATCAAAGAGCTGCAAGAGAAGAACCAGCACCTGGAGGCAGAGAACCACATTCTGCGTacaaacacgcacgcacactTGGACCCCGTCACCACGCTAACAGGCAGACAAGATGGACAGATGGACAATCTTCCTTCTAACGAGGGGGCGCTATAG